In Labrys wisconsinensis, the following proteins share a genomic window:
- a CDS encoding branched-chain amino acid ABC transporter substrate-binding protein, whose translation MTMKSWILSLALLTPVSSAVYAQTSGPVTDPIGVVKLAPGEPIVLGQWGSMSGPDSTQGIDERRGMEVAISDAGSQISGFPIKLLSEDAQCTAEGGQLAASKLAGTSQLLVALGPSCSSGARSGAPILWKAGVPTIGIGSSAPALTDPGRPEGFAGFMRVVPNDIDQAAFAAHYAADIQKYTTAATIHDGSPFTEQLVRAFEKTFKEKGGKIVAAEAISPSDTDMRPVLTRIGTSKPQIVFMPIFVSAAAFVTRQAKEIPDLAKTELFGAGSTFSPGMIEAAGDSVVDFRVLAAAANSYGKDYPEYLKKYAAAYGEEPTGSFSALGHDAAVMAIAAIKKVAKVDGDGTMYVGRQALRDALLETKDISGLSGPIACTKLGDCGSQAYAVWKYTGGEVGSFEAGKNPVQIAP comes from the coding sequence ATGACGATGAAGTCCTGGATTTTGTCTCTCGCGCTGCTCACGCCGGTGTCGAGCGCGGTGTATGCGCAGACGTCGGGGCCGGTGACGGACCCGATCGGCGTCGTCAAGCTCGCCCCGGGCGAGCCCATCGTGCTGGGCCAGTGGGGTTCGATGTCCGGCCCCGACTCGACCCAGGGCATCGACGAGCGCCGCGGCATGGAGGTCGCGATCAGCGACGCCGGCAGCCAGATCTCCGGCTTCCCGATCAAGCTCCTCTCCGAGGATGCGCAGTGCACCGCCGAGGGCGGCCAGCTGGCGGCGTCCAAGCTCGCGGGCACGTCGCAGCTCTTGGTGGCGCTCGGCCCGTCCTGCTCCAGCGGAGCGCGCTCCGGCGCCCCGATCCTGTGGAAGGCCGGCGTTCCCACCATCGGCATCGGCTCGAGCGCGCCGGCCCTGACCGATCCCGGCCGGCCGGAGGGATTCGCCGGCTTCATGCGCGTCGTGCCCAACGACATCGACCAGGCCGCCTTCGCGGCGCACTATGCCGCGGACATCCAGAAATACACGACGGCTGCCACGATCCATGACGGCAGCCCCTTCACCGAGCAGCTCGTCCGCGCCTTCGAGAAGACCTTCAAGGAGAAGGGCGGCAAGATCGTCGCGGCCGAGGCGATCTCCCCGAGCGATACCGACATGCGGCCGGTGCTCACCCGCATCGGCACCAGCAAGCCCCAGATCGTGTTCATGCCGATCTTCGTCTCCGCGGCCGCCTTCGTCACGCGCCAGGCCAAGGAGATTCCCGATCTCGCCAAAACCGAGCTCTTCGGCGCCGGCAGCACCTTCAGCCCGGGCATGATCGAAGCCGCGGGAGACTCCGTCGTCGATTTCCGCGTGCTGGCCGCCGCGGCCAACTCCTACGGCAAAGACTATCCGGAATACCTGAAGAAATATGCGGCCGCCTATGGCGAGGAGCCGACGGGCTCGTTCAGCGCGCTCGGCCACGATGCGGCGGTGATGGCCATCGCCGCGATCAAGAAGGTGGCGAAGGTCGACGGTGACGGCACCATGTATGTCGGCCGGCAGGCCCTTCGCGACGCCTTGCTCGAGACCAAGGACATCAGCGGCCTGAGCGGCCCGATCGCCTGCACCAAGCTGGGCGACTGCGGCTCTCAGGCCTATGCCGTCTGGAAATATACCGGCGGCGAGGTCGGCAGCTTCGAGGCGGGCAAGAATCCCGTTCAGATCGCGCCGTGA